The region CAGTGTTTTTCGCTTTACATACGCTCGCAGCGTTTTGACCCCATCTGGCGGGTCAGCATTCCTGCGTCGATCTGTTTGGGATTGGCAGGTTACTCGGCAAGCTATTTCGGTCGGCCTGATTGGATTGCTCTGGCGATGCTGGGCACCTTTAGCGTGACATCTGCCGTCCTTTCTGTCATGACGTTGCACTACCACAAACATTTCGAAACCCAGGCCTAGTGCTGCGTTCCAACTCGATTTTAGGATTAGCCGTCTGGCGTTGGCCACGGTTTCATTGCAGCAACCGGGACTAACGCTCATCGGCTGATGACCCGAACCCGTATTTTCTTATAAAACGAAACAGTTTCTCGGTCGGTGCCACCCACCATCTGAACTAACTCGATCCTAGGATTAGCCGTATGGCGTTAGCCACGGTTTCAGTGCAGTAACTGGGACTAACGCCCATCGGCTGATGACCCGAACCCGTATTTTCACATGGAACGGAGCGCTCGTGGGTCGGTCGGTTCATCCCCACAGCAACGAATTGGCTTGCTGTGCGGGATGCTACCTTTGTGAGCTCTATGTGGGGCGGCACACCGCTGAACCGGAGCTTTGCGAAAAGCAAGAGTGGTGAAAAATCCAGCATCGGGACCGCGATTGGTGAGTTCATCGCATTGATCCTTGTGAGCTGGCCAGGGGGTAGGGAAAGTCCCAGTCGTGTCGGCTTCGGTGAAGGTCGCTCTGGTGACCTGCAGGCAGCGTATTTTTGCCCGATAAGACTCGTTTTTTGCGGTATGATGCTGTTGCGGTGCCCAATGATCCCACTATCGGATTTTGTTCGCTGGGACGGATCAATGTCGCTATTTAAAGTGGTCAAGCTCGGCTTTGGTTATTGGCTTGGACCCTCGTATCGAATGCGTTTCTGGCTAAAATACCGCCACAACAGCCGATTAATTAGTCGGTTCTTCGGTTCCTACTCGATCAATCATCACCGATGAAAAACCTGTTCGGATTGCTCGTCTTATCTCTCGTCGCTTTCTCGGCTCAATCTGCCTCGGCCTATACACCTGAAGATCCTGTCGTGATCCAGATGGTCGACCGGGGTGTTCGGTTTATTGAGCAATCGAAACCGACGATCAAAGGTGAACATGTTGTTTGTGCCTACGCACATTACAAGGTCGAGCACGACGACCAAAATCCCTTCGTCGCTGAAGGGATTCGGATCGCGCAAGAATACGCGCGGACAATTGTTGGCGGTCAGGGGCAAAAATCAAATTACGAATGTGCGGTCGCAGTGTTGCTGCTCTGTGAAGTCAGCCCCACCCGATATCGCAATGAACTGACAACGTTCAAGCGGTACTTCGATGAGATTCAAATGTCGCACGGCGGCTATGGATACCCGAACGAGCACGAAGGTGACGTGTCCCAAACGCAGTATGCGATTCTTGCGATTTGGACGTTGGACCGTCATGGCTTCAAGATGGATTTCAACCGTCTCTACAAAGCGATGGAATGGCTGTTGATTGTCCAAGACGTCAACGGGCCTTGGCCATACCACGGCATCGTCCCTCGAAATCCCGGACTGGCATCGCAGAAAGACACTTCGATGTCGATGGCACTAGCTGGCGCTGCGAGCCTATTGATTGGCGGTGATGCTTTTCGAATGTGGGGTGATACCGCACCGGAAGAAGAAGACACCGGATATGTCGGATTGCCAAAAGCGGTCAAGCTTTATCAAGAAGACGCGAACATCGAACGTCGCCAAAAGACGAAGAAGCCTTCCGAGGCGGCGATCAAAAACGCTATCGGCCGAATGGAAGTCTGGCGAAAGGGGCACCCCGAAACCTTCGGCGGGAACCTTTATTGGTTCTTCTATACGGCCTATACAACGGAGCGATACGAGAGCTTCGTCGAGATTGCATCTGGGCAACCGATTTCGAAGAGTCCGGCTTGGTACAACAGCTTGGTAACGGAGCTGATGGAGCTTCAATCAAAGGACAGTGGCGGTTGGGAAACTCGTGCTCACACCGCACCGCACGTCAGCACCGCGTTTGCCGTGCTGTTTCTAATCCGCAGCACGCAAAAATCGCTCGGTACTGGTGCGAGTGCGACAACGATCGGCGGTCAGGGGTTTAGTGACAACGTCAGTAAAGCTCAGCTGGTCAACGGTAAAGCAGTCACGAAGTCACCGGCACAGACGGTGTCAGGCATGTTGGAATTGCTTGAAGGCGACGGAGCTGATTCGTTAGACGGAAAGTCACTTGCCGATTCAGCAACACTCGCGACCACTCCCGTCGAACGGTCGGCTCAACTTGATCGCCTGGAGCGGCTGGTTCGCGGAAGTCAATCATGGCAGGCTCGCCGTGTTTCGGCACGATTGCTTGGGATGAGTGATGAACTTCGAGTGGTGCCGGCTTTGATTTATGCCCTCAGCGATCCCGACAAGCCGGTGCGTTTGTACGCTCGTGACGGATTGCGATTCATTAGTCGAAAGTTCGAAGGATTCGACATGCCTGATGAGCCCTCGAATTCGGAGCTGCGTCAAGCTCAACGCAAATGGCGTGATTGGTTCCTGACGATGAAACCGGATTACGTTTTCGTCGACGATTTTTAGGATTCAGCCCGCCACCGAGCCGGTTCACGCTCGTGACGGTTTCTCGGGTGTGGTGGTCGTTGATTGATTCAACCGCGGCTAGCGCCTTCGCGGCTCAGGGGCAATCAAACTGAGCCGTTTCGCGCTAGCGACGGTTGAATGAGTTGCACGCGTTTTTGGCGGGCAGAGCCCGCGAGACATTGCATGCGAGGCGGGAGCCTCGCACGAGCGAATTTTTCAAACTCGTGGCAAGGCTCCCGCCTTGCCACGTACCTGTCTCGCAGCCTCCTGGCTGCCGGTGCTTTGAAGGAACAGCCACTCAACCGCGGCTAGCGCCTTTGCGGCTCAGTGATATTTCACTTATCCACCTACAAAAAAACCGCTTGCCAACAATTGCTGTGGCAAGCGGTTTGTGTTTCGGGCAATCGGCTTGAAGGAGGGTGAAGCAAAGCCAATTGCTCCGATAGGACTCCAGCGGTCGCGAATCACCGGACCCGCAAATGGTGATTCGCGTCGAAAGCCCGGTTCATGATGCGTTGCACGTCACCGGGCTCAATTGGGTCGGTGACCGAAATTAGGCCGCGACTTTGATAAACGATGCGAGGCGATCAGCTCGGCTCGGGCTTTGCAGTTTGGCAACCGCTTTGGCTTCGATCTGGCGTACACGTTCACGGGTTACTTTAAAGATCCGGCCGCATTCTTCCAGCGTGTAGCTGTAGCCATCAACCAAGCCATATCGCAGGCGAATGATTTCGCGTTCGCGATACGTCAGCGTCTTAAGCAGTTCTTCGATCTTGCTTTTCAGCAAGCCTGTTGCCGCCATGTGGACAGGGTTCAAGCTATCGTTGTCTTCGATGAATTCACCGAAGCTGCTGTCTTCGCCTTCACCAACAGGACGATCCAGGCTGGCTGGGTGACGTCCGATGTCCATGACGCGTTGGACTTCTTCCAACGGAACTTCGGTCGCTTCAGCGATTTCTTCGTAGGTCGGTTCGCGGCGAAGCGTTTGGACCAACTTTTTCTGTGCCTGGCGAAGTTTGCTAAGCACATCGATCATGTGAACCGGAATTCGAATGGTGCGGGCTTGATCCGCGATCGCACGGGTGATTGCTTGGCGAATCCACCAAGTCGCGTAAGTGCTAAACTTGAACCCGCGACGGTATTCGTATTTATCAACCGCACGCATCAGGCCGGTGTTGCCCTCTTGAATCAGATCCAAGAACGATAGGCCACGGTTTCGATACTTCTTCGCGATCGAGACAACGAGACGGAGGTTGCCGCTGCTCAGTTGGCGTTTGGTCGCTTCGAAACGCTCGAAGTACTCGCGAGCCTTTTTGACTCGCTTGTCCAAGCTTTCTGGCGTTTCCTGTGTCAGCATCATTAGCTCACGCAATTCTTGACGAAGGTCAGCAGCTTCGTCGCGGCTGACAGCATCGGTTCCAAGCTCTGCAAGGCGGAAGCGAACGTAGTTCATACGCTTTGAAAATTCTTCCAGTCGAGCGAGCATTGGCGTGACGCGGCGGCTTCGCAAGCTCAGTTCTTCGACAAGTTCCAAAGCCTTTTTGCGGCGTGAGATGAACCGTCGGCGGACTTCCGCTTTCAGGCGTGGCGGGGTGCTCTTACGGACCATCGCTTCGAAGTCTTCGCGGTTTTGGACGATCAGGTGATCGAGTGTGCGAAGGTTGTGTGGCATCCGCGCCGAGATTTGTTCTTTGGTCAGGTGTTCGGTCAAAGAAACCTTGATGGTGCGATCGAAAGGAAGTTCTCCACCGTGGACTCGGTGAAGGACCTCGACGGTGTGACGCAGTGCGTAGTCGCTTTCCAGCAAGCAGCGACGGAACTGGCGACGGGTGACTTCGATCTTTTTTGCCAGGGAGATTTCTTCGTCGCGAGAAAGCAACGGGATCTCAGCCATTTGGCTAAGGTACATCCGGATCGGATCGTCGCTCGCTTTTGGCAGATCCGCGCTGGAAAGGTCAGCGGTGATGTCTTCTTCAGGCAGGTCATCGCGATCAACGCTGCCTTCGATCTCGCGACGGGTTTCGCGTACGTTGGGTTCGGGCTTGCGGATGCGACGGGCGGCGACGCTATCGCCATCAACCAGTTTGATTCCGAAGCGTTCGATCGCTTCGATCAGACGGTTTAGCTTTTTTGGGCTTCCGTCTTCGTCGGGGAGGTAGCTATTGATCTCTTCGTACGTCAAGCAACCTTGCTCGTGGAAACGTTCGACCAAATCAGCCAATTCTTGATCCATCAAAAGCATGATTCAAAACCTCTTGTTTGAGTTGCCCCTCATGGGCATTTGCGGGTGCTGGGTCCTGCTGCCACATTGCTGCTTCGGGCGCCGTGGCAGTTGTTAATCTCGTTAGAGATTGTGCGGTGCGAAGGTGTTTGCTAATCAAACACCGTCAGAGCGGATTCGATCCTCCTATCGATCGAGTTGTTGACTCGTTTTAGCGCTCTCGAAAAGTTGTTTTAGAAGTTCCAACTCTTGTTCTTCATCCAAGCTCAATGATTCTAGCTGAGCAATCTTCCTTTGCTTGTCAGCCTTCTCCTCGCGATCATGATATTGCTTGAGAACACTTTGGAACCGTTGTTCGGCAGATAGCGTACTGCGTCCTTCACGACGTGCTAGTCGAAACTGCATCGATACGACTTCATTTTTCAAAAAGTCGTTCTCTAATAATAGCAAAAGACTGTCAGCACTAAGGTCGCGTCCGTCCAGATCCAGCTCTTGATAAGCCGACAGCAGCATCTTTGCCGCATAGGTATCAAGCCAGTCTGGGTCGATCGTTTCCACTGCTCTTCCGGCTAAATCCGGCGACTCAATCATGGCTTCAAATAGCTCACGATCGATGGAGCTTAATGGAATATCTTTCTGTGGTTTTGGTTTAGAGACCGGTGCGTCAAACGAAGGTTCGGCGACTTCGGAGTAATAGCTCGCGTCGTCGAAATACATCTCGCCAGGATCGCTATCGAACTCAGCGGCTTCGTTAAGCAGCATGTTGGGGTCGAAGTTACCATCATCGAAAGATGGCTTGGACTTTGACGGAGACGGTTTGGACCGAGTCGGCTTTGAACCTGTGGTTTGTTGTTGAGGCGAAGGTTGATCTGCCTGTACTGAAGCCGAGTTCGGTTTGTCTTGGTTAGCTTGTTGTGTTTGACGAAACCGCTTGGCCTTTTGATCGCGTTCTTTTTGCTCAACACGCTTTTGTTTTAAGCGTTCTTCCAATCGTTCTTTGCTGATGCCAAAGGTGCGCGACAGTCGCAGCATCATTTGGTCCAGCTTGATCGGATCAAGCTTGGTTGCTTTGGCTAAGATCGATGTCATTGTGTCGATTGCCGACATCACTTGGTGTGTGTCGTTGGTGACATCAATGCCTTCGGTTAGCGAATGCAGTTTGTGTTCCAGGGCATCGGGAGCCTGTTCGATGAGGGCTTCCATTGCGGTACGACCGTGTTCGGCCAAGTAGTCAGCCGGGTCCATTCCGTCGGGTAACGTCAGCACACGTAGGTCTGCATCGGCTTTGACGAATAGTTCTAAAACTTCGTCAGCTCGCCTGCGCCCGGCCGCGTCACCGTCTAGTACTAAGACGACTCGATCGGTCCAGCGTTTGAGCAGTTTGACGTGGCCTTCGCCAAGCGCTGTCCCCAAGACCGCGACAGCGGGTTCGATGCCAGCTTGGTGAGCCGCGATAACATCGGTGTAGCCTTCCATGACCAAGGCTTGTCCACCTTTGCGGATCGCTTCTTTCGATTTGTCTAACGCATAGAGCTGCTGCGATTTTCGAAACAGTATGGTTTCAGGACCATTGATGTACTTTCCACCCGCCTTATCGCCATGTCGAGCAGCGATCGGCGG is a window of Stieleria sp. JC731 DNA encoding:
- the dnaG gene encoding DNA primase, whose translation is MTVSWFDWQTDLTHQAGLFQRVAASAMLDLDLKERVRAAVDIVDVIGTSLTLSPKGRMLAARCPWHDDRSPSLTVNKERQTWKCWVCDIGGDVFSFVMKREGVDFITALKMLADEAGIEYQVGPKAEPGSKDDKSTLLAAVQLVCKAYYDLLDSPASDDAKIARAYLEERGIDDQQRQKFQIGFSPDSWDFATNLLQQNKFRDEIGPAAGIALNRRGGGSYDLFRGRLMFPIHDSQGRPISMGGRVIPPIAARHGDKAGGKYINGPETILFRKSQQLYALDKSKEAIRKGGQALVMEGYTDVIAAHQAGIEPAVAVLGTALGEGHVKLLKRWTDRVVLVLDGDAAGRRRADEVLELFVKADADLRVLTLPDGMDPADYLAEHGRTAMEALIEQAPDALEHKLHSLTEGIDVTNDTHQVMSAIDTMTSILAKATKLDPIKLDQMMLRLSRTFGISKERLEERLKQKRVEQKERDQKAKRFRQTQQANQDKPNSASVQADQPSPQQQTTGSKPTRSKPSPSKSKPSFDDGNFDPNMLLNEAAEFDSDPGEMYFDDASYYSEVAEPSFDAPVSKPKPQKDIPLSSIDRELFEAMIESPDLAGRAVETIDPDWLDTYAAKMLLSAYQELDLDGRDLSADSLLLLLENDFLKNEVVSMQFRLARREGRSTLSAEQRFQSVLKQYHDREEKADKQRKIAQLESLSLDEEQELELLKQLFESAKTSQQLDR
- a CDS encoding sigma-70 family RNA polymerase sigma factor translates to MLLMDQELADLVERFHEQGCLTYEEINSYLPDEDGSPKKLNRLIEAIERFGIKLVDGDSVAARRIRKPEPNVRETRREIEGSVDRDDLPEEDITADLSSADLPKASDDPIRMYLSQMAEIPLLSRDEEISLAKKIEVTRRQFRRCLLESDYALRHTVEVLHRVHGGELPFDRTIKVSLTEHLTKEQISARMPHNLRTLDHLIVQNREDFEAMVRKSTPPRLKAEVRRRFISRRKKALELVEELSLRSRRVTPMLARLEEFSKRMNYVRFRLAELGTDAVSRDEAADLRQELRELMMLTQETPESLDKRVKKAREYFERFEATKRQLSSGNLRLVVSIAKKYRNRGLSFLDLIQEGNTGLMRAVDKYEYRRGFKFSTYATWWIRQAITRAIADQARTIRIPVHMIDVLSKLRQAQKKLVQTLRREPTYEEIAEATEVPLEEVQRVMDIGRHPASLDRPVGEGEDSSFGEFIEDNDSLNPVHMAATGLLKSKIEELLKTLTYREREIIRLRYGLVDGYSYTLEECGRIFKVTRERVRQIEAKAVAKLQSPSRADRLASFIKVAA